In Kryptolebias marmoratus isolate JLee-2015 linkage group LG4, ASM164957v2, whole genome shotgun sequence, the following proteins share a genomic window:
- the LOC108231514 gene encoding potassium voltage-gated channel subfamily A member 3, which produces MDENASSGIQPPSPAKHRGKDGTDSRGYGEAGRDIVMTVENMLEESAELSAPHLSADRYERSRRGCCERVVINISGLHFETQLKTFNQFPDTLLGDPRKRMRYFDPLRNEYFFDRNRPSFDAILYYYQSGGRIRRPVNVPIDIFSEEIKFYQLGEEAMEKFREDEGFIKEEERVLPKNDFQKQAWLLFEYPESSGPARGIAIVSVLVILISIVIFCMETLPEFRDEKDIATVAPTINGTAPYVPSPFTDPFFVIETLCIIWFSFELLVRFFACPSKTTFSKNIMNIIDIVAIIPYFITLGTELAERQTNGGQQAMSLAILRVIRLVRVFRIFKLSRHSKGLQILGQTLKASMRELGLLIFFLFIGVILFSSAVYFAEADDPSSSFTSIPDAFWWAVVTMTTVGYGDMHPVTIGGKIVGSLCAIAGVLTIALPVPVIVSNFNYFYHRETDGEEHQQYLNTGSCEHLPSEELRRSCSSSSLSKSEYMVIVEGINSAFKQPNFTTESNQNCVNIKKIFTDV; this is translated from the coding sequence atGGATGAGAATGCCTCCAGCGGTATTCAGCCGCCCTCGCCAGCCAAACACAGGGGCAAGGACGGGACTGACAGCCGGGGTTATGGAGAGGCGGGGAGGGACATCGTGATGACGGTGGAAAACATGCTGGAGGAGTCGGCCGAGCTCTCCGCGCCTCACTTGTCGGCGGATCGATACGAGCGCAGCCGCCGGGGATGCTGCGAGAGGGTGGTCATCAACATCTCGGGCTTGCACTTCGAGACGCAACTGAAAACTTTCAACCAGTTCCCAGACACGCTGCTGGGGGACCCCAGGAAGAGGATGCGCTACTTTGATCCACTCAGGAACGAGTACTTCTTCGACAGGAACAGACCCAGCTTTGATGCCATCCTTTACTACTACCAGTCGGGGGGGCGCATCCGGAGACCCGTTAATGTCCCCATTGATATTTTCTCAGAGGAGATCAAGTTTTACCAACTCGGTGAGGAGGCCATGGAGAAATTCCGCGAGGACGAGGGGTTTATAAAGGAGGAGGAGCGCGTACTGCCCAAAAACGATTTCCAAAAGCAGGCTTGGCTTTTGTTTGAGTATCCAGAAAGCTCTGGACCAGCGAGAGGGATAGCCATTGTTTCAGTGCTTGTTATATTGATATCaattgttattttctgcatgGAGACTCTGCCTGAATTCCGGGATGAGAAAGATATCGCCACAGTGGCACCAACAATTAATGGCACTGCGCCCTACGTGCCAAGCCCCTTCACGGACCCCTTCTTTGTTATAGAAACCTTGTGTATTATCTGGTTTTCCTTTGAGCTGCTGGTCAGGTTCTTCGCCTGCCCCAGCAAAACCACTTTCTCCAAAAACATCATGAACATCATTGACATTGTAGCCATAATCCCCTACTTCATCACCCTGGGGACAGAGTTGGCCGAGAGGCAAACCAACGGAGGCCAGCAGGCGATGTCCCTCGCCATCCTGCGGGTCATCAGACTGGTGAGGGTCTTTCGTATTTTTAAGCTCTCGCGACATTCAAAGGGACTCCAGATTCTGGGACAGACGCTCAAGGCGAGCATGAGGGAGCTGGGCTTGctcatattttttctgttcattgGAGTCATCCTCTTCTCCAGCGCGGTATACTTCGCAGAAGCCGACGACCCCTCGTCCAGTTTCACCAGCATCCCCGACGCGTTTTGGTGGGCCGTGGTCACCATGACCACGGTGGGATACGGGGACATGCACCCGGTCACCATCGGGGGCAAAATAGTGGGGTCGCTGTGCGCAATAGCGGGCGTGTTGACCATTGCCTTGCCCGTGCCGGTGATCGTGTCCAACTTCAACTACTTTTACCACCGGGAGACCGACGGGGAGGAGCACCAGCAGTACCTGAACACAGGTAGCTGCGAGCACCTCCCCtctgaggagctgaggaggtcctgcagctcctcctccctcagcaAGTCGGAGTACATGGTGATAGTGGAGGGCATCAACAGCGCGTTCAAACAGCCCAACTTCACCACTGAGAGCAACCAGAACTGCGTGAACATCAAGAAGATCTTCACAGACGTGTAA